From a single Equus asinus isolate D_3611 breed Donkey chromosome 2, EquAss-T2T_v2, whole genome shotgun sequence genomic region:
- the SEC31B gene encoding protein transport protein Sec31B isoform X3, producing the protein MPDPMMEREKQDLSTGQTMKLKELERSAVQVWSPASQYPVYLATGTSAQQLDASFSTNGTLEIFEVDFRDPSLDLKRKGVLSASSRFHKLIWGIFGTGLLEGSGVIAGGGDNGMLTLYNVTHILSSGKEPVISQRQKHTGAVRALDFNPFQGNLLASGASDSEIFIWDLNNLSVPLTPGSKSQQPLEDIRALSWNRQVQHILSSAHPSGKAVVWDLRKNEPILKVSDHSKRMHCSGLAWHPDIATQLVLCSEDDHLPVIQLWDLRFASSPLKVLESHSRGILSVSWSQADAELLLSSAKDNQILCWNLGSSEVVYKLPTQNSWCFDVQWCPRDPPVFSAASFDGWISLYSVMGRSWDVQQMRQADKVPEQVAQASLIPPLKRPPKWMRRPTGVSFAFGGKLVTFGLLNTLAHQVPQPCLHLVFISQVTTESEFLMRSAELQEALGSGNLLNYCQNKVQRASLQSEKMLWQFLKVTLEQDSRIKFLKLLGYSKDELQKKVATWLKSDMGLAESPQPKGDDRSSNRQQAFHSQASRHTTEEASASSTFFDELIPQILTPWAIRITEDTDGLLSQALLLGELGLAVELCLKEERFADAIILAQAGGADLLKQTQEYYLAKKKTRISSLLACVVQKNWKDMVCACSLQNWREALALLLTYSGPEKFPELCDMLGTRMEQEGNRALTSEATLCYVCSGSVERLVECWAKCHPASSPMALQDLMEKVMVLNRSLELLRGPNGVNPGPATTYRVTQYATFLAAQGSLATAMSYLPSDCAQLPVQQLRDRLFHAQGSGVPGQQSPPFPFPRVVVGATLHSKETPSYRSEFQPSHQVLAPSQRPRIFTPQSSLVMPLTPSHPSSYQGSRMQNISDYRVPGPQAAQPLPLGPRVRPALSQPQLLRGQRAQHLNPMGFPGTWPLPGPPPPVAPPDIMQPGSASLPETPRLIPLLPVRPPGLSPVSSQPPVPPVSFPVAHPPGGPGAPCSSTLPTTGILTPYPGPQDSLKNSPAPRGNLQRKKLPETFMPPAPITAPVMCLAPQPQGVLSSQPPVAGMGHAPPGAPGELSLQQLQQRLPKKIERKELPLEHQPLKTSFEALLQRCSLSATDLKTKRKLDEAARRLECLYEKLCEGTLSPHVLAGLHEVARCVDAGSFEQGLTVHAQVVGCSSFSEVSSFMPVLKAVLTIAHKLHV; encoded by the exons ATGCCCGATCccatgatggagagagagaaacaagatcTGTCCACAG gacagaccaTGAAGCTGAAGGAACTTGAGCGGTCAGCTGTCCAAGTGTGGAGCCCAGCCAGCCAGTACCCTGTGTATCTGGCCACAG GAACATCTGCCCAGCAGCTTGATGCCTCCTTTAGCACAAATGGCACATTGGAAATCTTTGAGGTTGATTTCAGGGACCCCTCTTTGGACTTGAAACGCAAGGGAGTCCTTTCTGCCTCAAGCAG GTTTCACAAGCTGATCTGGGGGATCTTTGGCACTGGGCTTCTGGAAGGCTCCGGGGTTATTGCAGGCGGCGGGGACAATGGCATGCTTACTCTGTACAATGTGACCCACATCCTGTCATCGGGGAAGGAGCCTGTGATTTCCCAGAGACAGAAGCACACCGGGGCTGTCAGAGCCCTCGACTTTAATCCTTTCCAG GGCAATCTCCTGGCCTCAGGGGCCAGTGATTCTGAAATCTTCATTTGGGATTTGAATAACCTGAGTGTGCCATTGACCCCAGGATCCAAGTCACAG CAGCCCCTAGAAGACATCCGGGCACTCTCTTGGAACCGGCAAGTTCAACACATTCTGTCTTCTGCTCACCCCAGCGGCAAGGCAGTTGTGTGGGACCTCAGGAAGAATGAACCTATCCTCAAAGTCAGTGATCACAGCAAAAGG ATGCACTGCTCAGGACTGGCCTGGCACCCAGACATAGCCACCCAGTTGGTGCTGTGCTCGGAAGATGATCATCTCCCAGTGATTCAGCTGTGGGACTTGCGTTTTGCCTCCTCACCCCTGAAGGTGCTGGAGAGCCACAGCAG GGGGATCTTGTCAGTGTCATGGAGCCAGGCTGATGCTGAGCTGCTGCTCAGTAGTGCCAAAGATAATCAGATCTTATGCTGGAACCTGGGGAGCAGTGAG GTGGTATATAAGCTACCCACACAGAATAGCTGGTGCTTTGATGTCCAGTGGTGCCCTCGAGACCCTCCAGTGTTCTCTGCTGCCTCCTTTGACGGCTGGATCAGTTTGTACTCTGTGATGGGTAGGAGCTGGGACGTCCAGCAGATGAGACAAGCTGACAAG GTGCCAGAGCAAGTAGCTCAAGCATCATTGATACCTCCCTTGAAAAGACCCCCCAAATGGATGAGAAGGCCAACAGGAGTTTCATTTGCT TTTGGGGGGAAGCTGGTTACCTTTGGCCTGCTCAACACACTGGCCCATCAGGTGCCACAGCCTTGCCTCCACCTCGTCTTCATCAGTCAAGTCACCACAGAATCTGAATTCCTGATGCGGTCAGCTGAGCTGCAGGAGGCCCTGGGATCAGGAAATCTCCTGAATTATTGTCAGAACAAGGTCCAACGAGCATCACTGCAAAGCGAAAAGATGCTCTGGCAGTTCCTGAAA GTGACCTTAGAGCAAGACTCTAGAATTAAATTCCTGAAGCTATTGGGATACAGTAAAGATGAGCTTCAAAAGAAG GTGGCCACATGGTTGAAGAGTGACATGGGGCTGGCTGAGAGTCCTCAGCCCAAGGGAGATGACCGCAGCAGTAACAGACAACAGGCCTTCCACAGCCAG GCCTCCAGACACACCACGGAAGAAGCCTCTGCCTCCTCAACCTTCTTTGATGAGCTGATCCCTCAGATCTTGACTCCATGGGCGATCCGCATCACAGAAG ACACTGATGGACTTCTGAGCCAGGCTCTCCTGCTTGGAGAACTGGGCCTTGCTGTGGAGCTGTGTCTGAAGGAAGAGCGCTTTGCTGATGCCATCAtcctggcccaggctgggggtgcAGATCTGTTGAAGCAAACTCAGGAGTACTACTTGGccaagaagaaaaccagaatcTCCTCG CTTCTAGCCTGTGTTGTGCAGAAGAATTGGAAGGATATGGTGTGTGCCTGTAGCCTGCAGAACTGGAGAGAGGCACTGGCCTTGCTACTGACATACTCAGGGCCAGAGAAATTCCCTGAGCTTTGTG ACATGCTGGGTACTCGGATGGAGCAGGAAGGCAACAGAGCACTAACTTCTGAAGCCACACTCTGTTATGTGTGCTCAGGGAGTGTGGAGCGGCTGGTGGAGTGCTGGGCCAAATGCCACCCGGCTTCATCCCCCATGGCTCTACAG GACTTGATGGAGAAGGTGATGGTCCTTAACAGGAGCTTGGAGCTACTACGGGGTCCCAATGGGGTGAACCCGGGCCCTGCCACAACCTACAGAGTCACTCAGTATGCCACCTTCCTGGCAGCTCAGGGCAGCCTGGCTACTGCTATGAGCTACCTACCTAGTGACTGTGCTCAG CTACCAGTTCAGCAGCTGAGAGATCGACTTTTTCATGCCCAGGGTTCTGGTGTCCCGGGCCAACaatctcctcctttccccttcccccgGGTTGTTGTGGGAGCTACCCTTCACTCCAAAGAGACACCGTCTTACAGATCAGAATTCCAACCTTCTCACCAG GTTCTAGCTCCATCTCAAAGGCCAAGGATTTTCACACCTCAGTCATCACTAGTGATGCCCTTGACACCTTCCCATCCTAGCTCTTATCAGGGCTCCAGAATGCAGAATATAAGTGACTACAGGGTACCTGGGCCCCAGGCAGCCCAGCCTTTGCCCCTGGGCCCTAGGGTAAGGCCTG CTTTATCTCAGCCACAGCTGTTAAGAGGTCAAAGGGCACAACATCTTAACCCCATGGGATTCCCTGGAACATGGCCTCTTCCGGGTCCACCTCCTCCTGTAGCACCCCCAGACATCAtgcagcctggctctgcctctctgccTGAGACTCCTCGACTGATCCCTCTGCTTCCTGTGAGACCACCAGGTCTCAGCCCTGTGAGCTCCCAACCCCCAGTCCCTCCTGTCAGCTTTCCTGTGGCACACCCTCCAGGAGGGCCAGGAGCTCCATGCTCTAGCACCCTCCCAACCACTGGCATCTTGACTCCTTATCCAG GACCTCAAGATTCCTTGAAAaattctccagctcccaggggaaATCTCCAGAGGAAAAAG ttACCAGAGACATTTATGCCCCCAGCACCAATTACAGCTCCAGTTATGTGCCTCGCCCCTCAGCCACAAGGAGTCCTTTCTTCCCAGCCCCCTGTTGCTGGTATGGGCCATGCTCCCCCTGGAGCGCCAGGAGAACTCAGCCTGCAG CAACTTCAGCAACGGCTACCCAAGAAGATAGAAAGGAAGGAGCTGCCCCTAGAGCATCAGCCCTTGAAGACCAGTTTTGAGGCGCTTCTACAACGCTGTTCCCTGTCTGCCACTGACTTA AAGACAAAACGGAAGCTGGATGAGGCAGCCCGACGTCTGGAATGTCTATATGAGAAGCTCTGCGAGGGGACA CTCTCGCCTCATGTCCTGGCTGGGCTCCACGAGGTTGCCCGATGTGTGGACGCAGGAAGCTTTGAGCAGGGCCTCACAGTGCATGCCCAGGTGGTGGGCTGCAGCAGCTTCAGTGAGGTCTCCAGCTTCATGCCTGTGCTGAAGGCTGTCCTCACCATTGCTCATAAGCTGCATGTGTAA
- the SEC31B gene encoding protein transport protein Sec31B isoform X8 has protein sequence MPDPMMEREKQDLSTGQTMKLKELERSAVQVWSPASQYPVYLATGTSAQQLDASFSTNGTLEIFEVDFRDPSLDLKRKGVLSASSRFHKLIWGIFGTGLLEGSGVIAGGGDNGMLTLYNVTHILSSGKEPVISQRQKHTGAVRALDFNPFQGNLLASGASDSEIFIWDLNNLSVPLTPGSKSQQPLEDIRALSWNRQVQHILSSAHPSGKAVVWDLRKNEPILKVSDHSKRMHCSGLAWHPDIATQLVLCSEDDHLPVIQLWDLRFASSPLKVLESHSRGILSVSWSQADAELLLSSAKDNQILCWNLGSSEVVYKLPTQNSWCFDVQWCPRDPPVFSAASFDGWISLYSVMGRSWDVQQMRQADKISSSFSKGQPLPPLQVPEQVAQASLIPPLKRPPKWMRRPTGVSFAFGGKLVTFGLLNTLAHQVPQPCLHLVFISQVTTESEFLMRSAELQEALGSGNLLNYCQNKVQRASLQSEKMLWQFLKVTLEQDSRIKFLKLLGYSKDELQKKVATWLKSDMGLAESPQPKGDDRSSNRQQAFHSQASRHTTEEASASSTFFDELIPQILTPWAIRITEDTDGLLSQALLLGELGLAVELCLKEERFADAIILAQAGGADLLKQTQEYYLAKKKTRISSLLACVVQKNWKDMVCACSLQNWREALALLLTYSGPEKFPELCDMLGTRMEQEGNRALTSEATLCYVCSGSVERLVECWAKCHPASSPMALQDLMEKVMVLNRSLELLRGPNGVNPGPATTYRVTQYATFLAAQGSLATAMSYLPSDCAQLPVQQLRDRLFHAQGSGVPGQQSPPFPFPRVVVGATLHSKETPSYRSEFQPSHQVLAPSQRPRIFTPQSSLVMPLTPSHPSSYQGSRMQNISDYRVPGPQAAQPLPLGPRVRPALSQPQLLRGQRAQHLNPMGFPGTWPLPGPPPPVAPPDIMQPGSASLPETPRLIPLLPVRPPGLSPVSSQPPVPPVSFPVAHPPGGPGAPCSSTLPTTGILTPYPGPQDSLKNSPAPRGNLQRKKQLQQRLPKKIERKELPLEHQPLKTSFEALLQRCSLSATDLKTKRKLDEAARRLECLYEKLCEGTLSPHVLAGLHEVARCVDAGSFEQGLTVHAQVVGCSSFSEVSSFMPVLKAVLTIAHKLHV, from the exons ATGCCCGATCccatgatggagagagagaaacaagatcTGTCCACAG gacagaccaTGAAGCTGAAGGAACTTGAGCGGTCAGCTGTCCAAGTGTGGAGCCCAGCCAGCCAGTACCCTGTGTATCTGGCCACAG GAACATCTGCCCAGCAGCTTGATGCCTCCTTTAGCACAAATGGCACATTGGAAATCTTTGAGGTTGATTTCAGGGACCCCTCTTTGGACTTGAAACGCAAGGGAGTCCTTTCTGCCTCAAGCAG GTTTCACAAGCTGATCTGGGGGATCTTTGGCACTGGGCTTCTGGAAGGCTCCGGGGTTATTGCAGGCGGCGGGGACAATGGCATGCTTACTCTGTACAATGTGACCCACATCCTGTCATCGGGGAAGGAGCCTGTGATTTCCCAGAGACAGAAGCACACCGGGGCTGTCAGAGCCCTCGACTTTAATCCTTTCCAG GGCAATCTCCTGGCCTCAGGGGCCAGTGATTCTGAAATCTTCATTTGGGATTTGAATAACCTGAGTGTGCCATTGACCCCAGGATCCAAGTCACAG CAGCCCCTAGAAGACATCCGGGCACTCTCTTGGAACCGGCAAGTTCAACACATTCTGTCTTCTGCTCACCCCAGCGGCAAGGCAGTTGTGTGGGACCTCAGGAAGAATGAACCTATCCTCAAAGTCAGTGATCACAGCAAAAGG ATGCACTGCTCAGGACTGGCCTGGCACCCAGACATAGCCACCCAGTTGGTGCTGTGCTCGGAAGATGATCATCTCCCAGTGATTCAGCTGTGGGACTTGCGTTTTGCCTCCTCACCCCTGAAGGTGCTGGAGAGCCACAGCAG GGGGATCTTGTCAGTGTCATGGAGCCAGGCTGATGCTGAGCTGCTGCTCAGTAGTGCCAAAGATAATCAGATCTTATGCTGGAACCTGGGGAGCAGTGAG GTGGTATATAAGCTACCCACACAGAATAGCTGGTGCTTTGATGTCCAGTGGTGCCCTCGAGACCCTCCAGTGTTCTCTGCTGCCTCCTTTGACGGCTGGATCAGTTTGTACTCTGTGATGGGTAGGAGCTGGGACGTCCAGCAGATGAGACAAGCTGACAAG ATCTCTTCTTCCTTCAGCAAAGGCCAGCCTCTCCCACCATTGCAGGTGCCAGAGCAAGTAGCTCAAGCATCATTGATACCTCCCTTGAAAAGACCCCCCAAATGGATGAGAAGGCCAACAGGAGTTTCATTTGCT TTTGGGGGGAAGCTGGTTACCTTTGGCCTGCTCAACACACTGGCCCATCAGGTGCCACAGCCTTGCCTCCACCTCGTCTTCATCAGTCAAGTCACCACAGAATCTGAATTCCTGATGCGGTCAGCTGAGCTGCAGGAGGCCCTGGGATCAGGAAATCTCCTGAATTATTGTCAGAACAAGGTCCAACGAGCATCACTGCAAAGCGAAAAGATGCTCTGGCAGTTCCTGAAA GTGACCTTAGAGCAAGACTCTAGAATTAAATTCCTGAAGCTATTGGGATACAGTAAAGATGAGCTTCAAAAGAAG GTGGCCACATGGTTGAAGAGTGACATGGGGCTGGCTGAGAGTCCTCAGCCCAAGGGAGATGACCGCAGCAGTAACAGACAACAGGCCTTCCACAGCCAG GCCTCCAGACACACCACGGAAGAAGCCTCTGCCTCCTCAACCTTCTTTGATGAGCTGATCCCTCAGATCTTGACTCCATGGGCGATCCGCATCACAGAAG ACACTGATGGACTTCTGAGCCAGGCTCTCCTGCTTGGAGAACTGGGCCTTGCTGTGGAGCTGTGTCTGAAGGAAGAGCGCTTTGCTGATGCCATCAtcctggcccaggctgggggtgcAGATCTGTTGAAGCAAACTCAGGAGTACTACTTGGccaagaagaaaaccagaatcTCCTCG CTTCTAGCCTGTGTTGTGCAGAAGAATTGGAAGGATATGGTGTGTGCCTGTAGCCTGCAGAACTGGAGAGAGGCACTGGCCTTGCTACTGACATACTCAGGGCCAGAGAAATTCCCTGAGCTTTGTG ACATGCTGGGTACTCGGATGGAGCAGGAAGGCAACAGAGCACTAACTTCTGAAGCCACACTCTGTTATGTGTGCTCAGGGAGTGTGGAGCGGCTGGTGGAGTGCTGGGCCAAATGCCACCCGGCTTCATCCCCCATGGCTCTACAG GACTTGATGGAGAAGGTGATGGTCCTTAACAGGAGCTTGGAGCTACTACGGGGTCCCAATGGGGTGAACCCGGGCCCTGCCACAACCTACAGAGTCACTCAGTATGCCACCTTCCTGGCAGCTCAGGGCAGCCTGGCTACTGCTATGAGCTACCTACCTAGTGACTGTGCTCAG CTACCAGTTCAGCAGCTGAGAGATCGACTTTTTCATGCCCAGGGTTCTGGTGTCCCGGGCCAACaatctcctcctttccccttcccccgGGTTGTTGTGGGAGCTACCCTTCACTCCAAAGAGACACCGTCTTACAGATCAGAATTCCAACCTTCTCACCAG GTTCTAGCTCCATCTCAAAGGCCAAGGATTTTCACACCTCAGTCATCACTAGTGATGCCCTTGACACCTTCCCATCCTAGCTCTTATCAGGGCTCCAGAATGCAGAATATAAGTGACTACAGGGTACCTGGGCCCCAGGCAGCCCAGCCTTTGCCCCTGGGCCCTAGGGTAAGGCCTG CTTTATCTCAGCCACAGCTGTTAAGAGGTCAAAGGGCACAACATCTTAACCCCATGGGATTCCCTGGAACATGGCCTCTTCCGGGTCCACCTCCTCCTGTAGCACCCCCAGACATCAtgcagcctggctctgcctctctgccTGAGACTCCTCGACTGATCCCTCTGCTTCCTGTGAGACCACCAGGTCTCAGCCCTGTGAGCTCCCAACCCCCAGTCCCTCCTGTCAGCTTTCCTGTGGCACACCCTCCAGGAGGGCCAGGAGCTCCATGCTCTAGCACCCTCCCAACCACTGGCATCTTGACTCCTTATCCAG GACCTCAAGATTCCTTGAAAaattctccagctcccaggggaaATCTCCAGAGGAAAAAG CAACTTCAGCAACGGCTACCCAAGAAGATAGAAAGGAAGGAGCTGCCCCTAGAGCATCAGCCCTTGAAGACCAGTTTTGAGGCGCTTCTACAACGCTGTTCCCTGTCTGCCACTGACTTA AAGACAAAACGGAAGCTGGATGAGGCAGCCCGACGTCTGGAATGTCTATATGAGAAGCTCTGCGAGGGGACA CTCTCGCCTCATGTCCTGGCTGGGCTCCACGAGGTTGCCCGATGTGTGGACGCAGGAAGCTTTGAGCAGGGCCTCACAGTGCATGCCCAGGTGGTGGGCTGCAGCAGCTTCAGTGAGGTCTCCAGCTTCATGCCTGTGCTGAAGGCTGTCCTCACCATTGCTCATAAGCTGCATGTGTAA
- the SEC31B gene encoding protein transport protein Sec31B isoform X1: MPDPMMEREKQDLSTGQTMKLKELERSAVQVWSPASQYPVYLATGTSAQQLDASFSTNGTLEIFEVDFRDPSLDLKRKGVLSASSRFHKLIWGIFGTGLLEGSGVIAGGGDNGMLTLYNVTHILSSGKEPVISQRQKHTGAVRALDFNPFQGNLLASGASDSEIFIWDLNNLSVPLTPGSKSQQPLEDIRALSWNRQVQHILSSAHPSGKAVVWDLRKNEPILKVSDHSKRMHCSGLAWHPDIATQLVLCSEDDHLPVIQLWDLRFASSPLKVLESHSRGILSVSWSQADAELLLSSAKDNQILCWNLGSSEVVYKLPTQNSWCFDVQWCPRDPPVFSAASFDGWISLYSVMGRSWDVQQMRQADKISSSFSKGQPLPPLQVPEQVAQASLIPPLKRPPKWMRRPTGVSFAFGGKLVTFGLLNTLAHQVPQPCLHLVFISQVTTESEFLMRSAELQEALGSGNLLNYCQNKVQRASLQSEKMLWQFLKVTLEQDSRIKFLKLLGYSKDELQKKVATWLKSDMGLAESPQPKGDDRSSNRQQAFHSQASRHTTEEASASSTFFDELIPQILTPWAIRITEDTDGLLSQALLLGELGLAVELCLKEERFADAIILAQAGGADLLKQTQEYYLAKKKTRISSLLACVVQKNWKDMVCACSLQNWREALALLLTYSGPEKFPELCDMLGTRMEQEGNRALTSEATLCYVCSGSVERLVECWAKCHPASSPMALQDLMEKVMVLNRSLELLRGPNGVNPGPATTYRVTQYATFLAAQGSLATAMSYLPSDCAQLPVQQLRDRLFHAQGSGVPGQQSPPFPFPRVVVGATLHSKETPSYRSEFQPSHQVLAPSQRPRIFTPQSSLVMPLTPSHPSSYQGSRMQNISDYRVPGPQAAQPLPLGPRVRPALSQPQLLRGQRAQHLNPMGFPGTWPLPGPPPPVAPPDIMQPGSASLPETPRLIPLLPVRPPGLSPVSSQPPVPPVSFPVAHPPGGPGAPCSSTLPTTGILTPYPGPQDSLKNSPAPRGNLQRKKLPETFMPPAPITAPVMCLAPQPQGVLSSQPPVAGMGHAPPGAPGELSLQQLQQRLPKKIERKELPLEHQPLKTSFEALLQRCSLSATDLKTKRKLDEAARRLECLYEKLCEGTLSPHVLAGLHEVARCVDAGSFEQGLTVHAQVVGCSSFSEVSSFMPVLKAVLTIAHKLHV; encoded by the exons ATGCCCGATCccatgatggagagagagaaacaagatcTGTCCACAG gacagaccaTGAAGCTGAAGGAACTTGAGCGGTCAGCTGTCCAAGTGTGGAGCCCAGCCAGCCAGTACCCTGTGTATCTGGCCACAG GAACATCTGCCCAGCAGCTTGATGCCTCCTTTAGCACAAATGGCACATTGGAAATCTTTGAGGTTGATTTCAGGGACCCCTCTTTGGACTTGAAACGCAAGGGAGTCCTTTCTGCCTCAAGCAG GTTTCACAAGCTGATCTGGGGGATCTTTGGCACTGGGCTTCTGGAAGGCTCCGGGGTTATTGCAGGCGGCGGGGACAATGGCATGCTTACTCTGTACAATGTGACCCACATCCTGTCATCGGGGAAGGAGCCTGTGATTTCCCAGAGACAGAAGCACACCGGGGCTGTCAGAGCCCTCGACTTTAATCCTTTCCAG GGCAATCTCCTGGCCTCAGGGGCCAGTGATTCTGAAATCTTCATTTGGGATTTGAATAACCTGAGTGTGCCATTGACCCCAGGATCCAAGTCACAG CAGCCCCTAGAAGACATCCGGGCACTCTCTTGGAACCGGCAAGTTCAACACATTCTGTCTTCTGCTCACCCCAGCGGCAAGGCAGTTGTGTGGGACCTCAGGAAGAATGAACCTATCCTCAAAGTCAGTGATCACAGCAAAAGG ATGCACTGCTCAGGACTGGCCTGGCACCCAGACATAGCCACCCAGTTGGTGCTGTGCTCGGAAGATGATCATCTCCCAGTGATTCAGCTGTGGGACTTGCGTTTTGCCTCCTCACCCCTGAAGGTGCTGGAGAGCCACAGCAG GGGGATCTTGTCAGTGTCATGGAGCCAGGCTGATGCTGAGCTGCTGCTCAGTAGTGCCAAAGATAATCAGATCTTATGCTGGAACCTGGGGAGCAGTGAG GTGGTATATAAGCTACCCACACAGAATAGCTGGTGCTTTGATGTCCAGTGGTGCCCTCGAGACCCTCCAGTGTTCTCTGCTGCCTCCTTTGACGGCTGGATCAGTTTGTACTCTGTGATGGGTAGGAGCTGGGACGTCCAGCAGATGAGACAAGCTGACAAG ATCTCTTCTTCCTTCAGCAAAGGCCAGCCTCTCCCACCATTGCAGGTGCCAGAGCAAGTAGCTCAAGCATCATTGATACCTCCCTTGAAAAGACCCCCCAAATGGATGAGAAGGCCAACAGGAGTTTCATTTGCT TTTGGGGGGAAGCTGGTTACCTTTGGCCTGCTCAACACACTGGCCCATCAGGTGCCACAGCCTTGCCTCCACCTCGTCTTCATCAGTCAAGTCACCACAGAATCTGAATTCCTGATGCGGTCAGCTGAGCTGCAGGAGGCCCTGGGATCAGGAAATCTCCTGAATTATTGTCAGAACAAGGTCCAACGAGCATCACTGCAAAGCGAAAAGATGCTCTGGCAGTTCCTGAAA GTGACCTTAGAGCAAGACTCTAGAATTAAATTCCTGAAGCTATTGGGATACAGTAAAGATGAGCTTCAAAAGAAG GTGGCCACATGGTTGAAGAGTGACATGGGGCTGGCTGAGAGTCCTCAGCCCAAGGGAGATGACCGCAGCAGTAACAGACAACAGGCCTTCCACAGCCAG GCCTCCAGACACACCACGGAAGAAGCCTCTGCCTCCTCAACCTTCTTTGATGAGCTGATCCCTCAGATCTTGACTCCATGGGCGATCCGCATCACAGAAG ACACTGATGGACTTCTGAGCCAGGCTCTCCTGCTTGGAGAACTGGGCCTTGCTGTGGAGCTGTGTCTGAAGGAAGAGCGCTTTGCTGATGCCATCAtcctggcccaggctgggggtgcAGATCTGTTGAAGCAAACTCAGGAGTACTACTTGGccaagaagaaaaccagaatcTCCTCG CTTCTAGCCTGTGTTGTGCAGAAGAATTGGAAGGATATGGTGTGTGCCTGTAGCCTGCAGAACTGGAGAGAGGCACTGGCCTTGCTACTGACATACTCAGGGCCAGAGAAATTCCCTGAGCTTTGTG ACATGCTGGGTACTCGGATGGAGCAGGAAGGCAACAGAGCACTAACTTCTGAAGCCACACTCTGTTATGTGTGCTCAGGGAGTGTGGAGCGGCTGGTGGAGTGCTGGGCCAAATGCCACCCGGCTTCATCCCCCATGGCTCTACAG GACTTGATGGAGAAGGTGATGGTCCTTAACAGGAGCTTGGAGCTACTACGGGGTCCCAATGGGGTGAACCCGGGCCCTGCCACAACCTACAGAGTCACTCAGTATGCCACCTTCCTGGCAGCTCAGGGCAGCCTGGCTACTGCTATGAGCTACCTACCTAGTGACTGTGCTCAG CTACCAGTTCAGCAGCTGAGAGATCGACTTTTTCATGCCCAGGGTTCTGGTGTCCCGGGCCAACaatctcctcctttccccttcccccgGGTTGTTGTGGGAGCTACCCTTCACTCCAAAGAGACACCGTCTTACAGATCAGAATTCCAACCTTCTCACCAG GTTCTAGCTCCATCTCAAAGGCCAAGGATTTTCACACCTCAGTCATCACTAGTGATGCCCTTGACACCTTCCCATCCTAGCTCTTATCAGGGCTCCAGAATGCAGAATATAAGTGACTACAGGGTACCTGGGCCCCAGGCAGCCCAGCCTTTGCCCCTGGGCCCTAGGGTAAGGCCTG CTTTATCTCAGCCACAGCTGTTAAGAGGTCAAAGGGCACAACATCTTAACCCCATGGGATTCCCTGGAACATGGCCTCTTCCGGGTCCACCTCCTCCTGTAGCACCCCCAGACATCAtgcagcctggctctgcctctctgccTGAGACTCCTCGACTGATCCCTCTGCTTCCTGTGAGACCACCAGGTCTCAGCCCTGTGAGCTCCCAACCCCCAGTCCCTCCTGTCAGCTTTCCTGTGGCACACCCTCCAGGAGGGCCAGGAGCTCCATGCTCTAGCACCCTCCCAACCACTGGCATCTTGACTCCTTATCCAG GACCTCAAGATTCCTTGAAAaattctccagctcccaggggaaATCTCCAGAGGAAAAAG ttACCAGAGACATTTATGCCCCCAGCACCAATTACAGCTCCAGTTATGTGCCTCGCCCCTCAGCCACAAGGAGTCCTTTCTTCCCAGCCCCCTGTTGCTGGTATGGGCCATGCTCCCCCTGGAGCGCCAGGAGAACTCAGCCTGCAG CAACTTCAGCAACGGCTACCCAAGAAGATAGAAAGGAAGGAGCTGCCCCTAGAGCATCAGCCCTTGAAGACCAGTTTTGAGGCGCTTCTACAACGCTGTTCCCTGTCTGCCACTGACTTA AAGACAAAACGGAAGCTGGATGAGGCAGCCCGACGTCTGGAATGTCTATATGAGAAGCTCTGCGAGGGGACA CTCTCGCCTCATGTCCTGGCTGGGCTCCACGAGGTTGCCCGATGTGTGGACGCAGGAAGCTTTGAGCAGGGCCTCACAGTGCATGCCCAGGTGGTGGGCTGCAGCAGCTTCAGTGAGGTCTCCAGCTTCATGCCTGTGCTGAAGGCTGTCCTCACCATTGCTCATAAGCTGCATGTGTAA